From a region of the Campylobacter showae genome:
- the uvrA gene encoding excinuclease ABC subunit UvrA: protein MNANDTIKITGAREHNLKNLNLEIPKNKLVVFTGLSGSGKSTLAFDTLYAEGQRRYMESLSSYARQFLDRVGKPDVDKIEGLTPAIAIDQKTTSKNPRSTVGTITEIYDYLRLLYARIGIQHCHKCGKPISKMSASDIINEIQKLPEGAKVVIYAPLVREKKGTWADLIENLRGKGYVRAQIDGVQVRLDEEIELAKTKKHTIKLIVDRIVIDADNAQRLAQDVEKALNESYGEVEIEIANAEELGLKESFIHYSEHSACFDCKISFTPLEPLSFSFNSPKGACERCDGLGIRYSLDLTKVIDEEKSIEGGAIKLLYGYNMSYYYKFLLAFCEQNGIDVKRPYCELSEDEKRLVLYGNVKEVEFFWKRNKLLRKFEGALKITHGLLKDYKDFDEYMSEKICDDCGGHRLKPQSLAVKVAGRGIGEILDMSIENCTAFFSDESNFSYLSEYDKTIAKPIFKEINERLFFLYDVGLGYLSLGRDARTISGGEAQRIRIASQIGSGLSGVMYVLDEPSIGLHERDTLKLIKTLRNLQAKGNSVIVVEHDKKTIEEADYVVDIGPGAGKFGGQIVFAGDVQSLLGSSTQTALYINGEKEIDYRKDRKIDTWLEISNVNINNISNLSARFPLRNLVGITGVSGSGKSSLVLQTLLPEAQEQLNRAKKVKKVAGVNLSGLENLDKVIYLDQSPIGRTPRSNPATYTGVMDEIRGLFAQTKEAKLRGYKIGRFSFNVKGGRCEKCQGEGEITIEMHFLPDVNVVCDSCGGTRYNAQTLEILYKGKNIADVLNMSIDEAVEFFKSVPKIASKLTTLQDVGLGYITLGQNAVTLSGGEAQRVKLAKELSRSDTGNTLYILDEPTTGLHFADVDRLVRVLHHLVDLGNSVFVIEHNMDVIKNCDYIVDMGPEGGAKGGKIIAEGSVKEVAKNHKKTGSYTGKFLAEELENMKNAAKKAKKK from the coding sequence ATGAACGCAAACGACACCATCAAAATCACGGGCGCGCGCGAGCACAACCTAAAAAATTTAAACCTTGAAATTCCGAAAAACAAGCTCGTAGTTTTCACCGGACTTAGCGGCAGCGGCAAGAGCACGCTAGCCTTTGATACGCTTTATGCAGAGGGACAGCGCAGATATATGGAGAGCCTTAGTAGCTACGCTAGGCAGTTTTTAGACCGCGTGGGTAAGCCAGACGTCGATAAGATCGAGGGGCTCACGCCCGCTATCGCGATAGATCAAAAAACCACGTCCAAAAACCCGCGCTCGACCGTAGGCACGATAACGGAAATTTACGACTATCTGCGCCTCCTTTACGCTCGTATCGGCATCCAGCACTGCCACAAGTGCGGCAAACCGATCTCTAAAATGTCTGCTAGCGACATCATAAACGAGATCCAAAAGCTGCCCGAGGGCGCTAAAGTCGTCATCTACGCTCCGCTCGTGCGCGAGAAAAAGGGCACGTGGGCGGATCTGATCGAAAATTTACGCGGCAAAGGCTACGTGCGCGCCCAGATAGATGGCGTGCAGGTGAGATTAGACGAGGAGATCGAACTAGCTAAAACCAAAAAGCACACGATAAAGCTCATCGTAGACCGTATCGTGATAGACGCGGATAACGCACAGCGCCTAGCTCAGGACGTAGAAAAAGCGCTAAATGAAAGCTACGGCGAGGTCGAGATCGAGATCGCAAACGCCGAAGAACTCGGGCTAAAAGAGAGCTTCATCCACTACAGCGAGCACTCGGCGTGCTTTGATTGTAAAATTTCATTTACGCCGCTAGAACCGCTTAGCTTTAGCTTCAACTCCCCAAAGGGCGCGTGCGAGAGGTGCGACGGCCTTGGTATCAGATATAGCCTAGATCTCACCAAAGTGATCGACGAGGAAAAAAGTATCGAAGGCGGCGCGATAAAGCTGCTTTACGGCTACAACATGAGTTATTATTATAAATTTTTGCTGGCTTTTTGCGAGCAAAACGGCATCGACGTAAAGCGCCCCTACTGCGAGCTTAGCGAGGACGAGAAGCGCCTCGTACTCTATGGCAACGTAAAAGAGGTCGAGTTTTTCTGGAAGCGAAACAAGCTGCTGCGTAAATTTGAAGGCGCACTAAAAATCACGCACGGACTGCTAAAAGACTACAAGGACTTTGACGAATACATGAGCGAGAAGATCTGCGACGACTGCGGCGGACACAGGCTAAAGCCTCAAAGCCTAGCCGTCAAGGTCGCAGGGCGCGGTATCGGCGAAATTTTAGACATGAGTATCGAAAACTGCACCGCGTTTTTCTCAGACGAGTCAAATTTTAGCTACCTTAGCGAATACGATAAAACGATCGCAAAGCCGATATTTAAGGAGATAAACGAGAGGCTGTTTTTCCTCTACGACGTGGGGCTGGGATATCTATCGCTCGGACGCGATGCGCGCACGATTAGCGGCGGCGAAGCGCAGCGTATCAGGATCGCTAGCCAGATCGGATCGGGCCTTAGCGGCGTGATGTACGTGCTAGACGAGCCTAGCATTGGCCTGCACGAGCGCGATACGCTAAAGCTCATCAAAACGCTGCGAAATTTGCAAGCAAAAGGCAACTCGGTTATCGTCGTCGAACACGATAAAAAGACTATCGAGGAGGCCGACTACGTCGTGGATATCGGGCCTGGAGCGGGGAAATTCGGCGGGCAGATAGTTTTTGCCGGCGACGTGCAAAGCTTGCTAGGCTCAAGTACGCAAACCGCGCTTTACATAAACGGCGAAAAGGAAATCGACTACCGAAAAGACCGAAAAATCGACACGTGGCTTGAAATCTCAAACGTAAATATCAACAACATATCAAATTTAAGCGCGCGCTTTCCGCTGCGAAATTTAGTCGGTATCACGGGAGTTTCTGGCTCTGGCAAAAGCTCGCTCGTGCTGCAAACCCTGCTGCCTGAAGCCCAGGAGCAGCTAAACCGCGCCAAAAAGGTAAAAAAGGTCGCTGGGGTAAATTTGAGCGGCCTGGAAAATCTAGACAAGGTGATCTACCTCGATCAAAGCCCAATCGGCCGCACTCCGCGCAGTAACCCAGCCACCTACACGGGCGTGATGGATGAGATCAGAGGGCTTTTTGCGCAGACTAAGGAAGCCAAACTGCGAGGCTACAAGATCGGCAGGTTTAGCTTTAACGTCAAGGGCGGACGCTGCGAAAAGTGCCAAGGCGAGGGCGAGATCACGATCGAGATGCACTTTTTGCCCGACGTAAACGTCGTCTGCGACTCGTGCGGCGGTACCCGCTACAACGCGCAGACGCTAGAAATCCTCTACAAAGGCAAAAATATCGCCGATGTGCTAAATATGAGTATCGACGAGGCGGTAGAGTTTTTTAAATCCGTGCCTAAAATCGCCAGCAAACTAACGACGCTGCAAGACGTGGGCCTAGGCTACATCACGCTGGGGCAAAACGCCGTGACGCTAAGCGGCGGCGAGGCACAGCGCGTAAAGCTCGCAAAGGAGCTCAGCCGCTCGGATACGGGAAATACGCTCTATATCCTCGACGAGCCGACTACGGGGCTGCATTTTGCCGACGTCGATAGGCTCGTGCGCGTGCTGCACCATTTGGTCGATCTTGGCAACTCGGTCTTCGTCATCGAGCACAACATGGACGTCATCAAAAACTGCGACTACATCGTCGATATGGGGCCTGAAGGCGGCGCAAAGGGCGGTAAAATCATCGCTGAGGGCAGCGTAAAAGAGGTCGCTAAAAATCATAAAAAAACGGGTAGCTATACGGGTAAATTTTTGGCTGAGGAGCTGGAAAATATGAAAAACGCGGCAAAAAAGGCAAAGAAAAAATAA
- a CDS encoding SLC13 family permease, with protein sequence MANPNIPIDRRTNRVELIGLVLGVLLAIWVYKIFPANAGDIALAAAKGKKLHVEAMPVVAAVAALMAAWWMTEAIALPATALVPMVAFPVLGVDAFKVVAAPYASDTIYLFMGGFVLALAMQRWNLHTRIALGIVLLVGTSPRRLVAGFMVATGFLSMWVSNTATAIMMLPVGLSVLHLVGRLTTQKWTFTAIEDVANLDEISRKGVQGGVMNTIFHKGRDIAKEIKEKTSSFSSNFGISLMLGIAYAASIGSVGTIIGTPPNALLVAYMKNEFSIEIGFFEWMLVGVPLSVVMLAACWFLLTYVLFRPEIGEIPNGKKVIQDELDKLGPITTPEKLVGVIFVAAAACWISLGFILKSFDVKIASLDAIIAMSTAILLFIVPANKSGERLIDWDSAKKLPWDILILFGGGLSLWIGHQVSALGALPIAAIIMAVVTLVIFLTEITSNTATAAAFLPVIAGVSAGLGYSGANVMLFTIPVAMAATFAFMLPVATPPNAIAYGSGYVKISSMIKAGIWLNIIGIFLITATVVFIASAVFGLKF encoded by the coding sequence ATGGCAAATCCAAACATTCCTATAGACAGAAGAACAAACCGAGTCGAGCTCATCGGGCTGGTGCTAGGCGTTTTGCTAGCGATTTGGGTTTATAAAATCTTCCCCGCAAACGCAGGAGACATCGCTCTAGCGGCGGCAAAGGGTAAAAAGCTGCATGTAGAAGCCATGCCCGTCGTCGCCGCAGTAGCCGCGCTGATGGCGGCGTGGTGGATGACCGAGGCTATCGCCCTACCCGCAACCGCCCTGGTGCCGATGGTGGCGTTTCCGGTGCTTGGCGTCGATGCGTTTAAGGTAGTCGCGGCGCCGTATGCTTCGGACACGATCTATCTTTTTATGGGCGGCTTCGTGCTAGCCCTTGCGATGCAAAGGTGGAATCTGCACACTAGAATCGCCCTTGGCATCGTGCTTTTAGTAGGTACGAGCCCGAGACGGCTAGTGGCGGGTTTTATGGTGGCAACGGGATTTTTATCCATGTGGGTGAGCAACACCGCAACCGCCATAATGATGCTTCCGGTGGGCCTTAGCGTACTGCATTTGGTCGGACGCTTAACGACACAGAAATGGACGTTTACGGCGATCGAGGACGTGGCAAATTTGGACGAAATTTCGCGAAAAGGCGTGCAAGGCGGCGTGATGAATACGATATTTCACAAAGGCCGCGACATCGCAAAGGAGATAAAAGAAAAAACGAGCTCCTTTAGCTCAAATTTCGGCATCTCGCTGATGCTAGGCATCGCCTACGCCGCCTCGATAGGCTCTGTTGGCACCATTATCGGCACTCCGCCAAACGCCCTTCTGGTCGCATATATGAAAAACGAATTTAGCATCGAGATCGGCTTTTTTGAGTGGATGTTAGTGGGCGTACCGCTTAGCGTCGTTATGCTCGCGGCGTGTTGGTTTTTGCTCACCTATGTACTCTTTAGGCCAGAAATCGGCGAGATACCAAACGGCAAAAAAGTGATCCAAGACGAGCTAGATAAACTAGGGCCCATAACCACGCCAGAAAAGCTTGTCGGAGTCATATTTGTAGCGGCGGCTGCGTGCTGGATATCGTTAGGTTTTATCCTAAAATCATTTGACGTAAAAATCGCCAGCCTTGATGCCATAATCGCGATGAGTACGGCGATTTTGCTCTTTATCGTGCCTGCAAACAAAAGCGGCGAACGCCTCATCGACTGGGACAGCGCCAAAAAGCTACCGTGGGATATCCTCATACTCTTTGGCGGCGGGCTGTCGCTTTGGATCGGACATCAGGTCTCGGCACTCGGCGCGCTACCTATCGCCGCGATCATCATGGCCGTCGTAACGCTCGTCATTTTCCTCACTGAGATAACGTCAAACACCGCTACCGCAGCGGCCTTTTTGCCTGTCATCGCAGGCGTTAGCGCAGGTCTTGGATACTCCGGCGCAAACGTTATGCTGTTTACGATCCCGGTTGCTATGGCGGCTACGTTTGCATTTATGCTGCCCGTCGCCACGCCGCCAAACGCTATCGCATACGGCTCTGGCTACGTAAAAATCAGCTCAATGATAAAAGCCGGAATCTGGCTAAATATCATCGGCATTTTTCTTATCACGGCAACTGTCGTCTTTATCGCTTCGGCCGTTTTCGGGCTTAAATTTTAA
- a CDS encoding class I SAM-dependent methyltransferase yields the protein MNDIQKSYDELPYISAAFPGTSPARLEALASFLSLTPPPSKTAKVLEIGCSYGGNLFPFAIANPQAKVLGIDLSEVQINKAKELAAQMRVDNIEI from the coding sequence ATGAACGACATCCAAAAATCCTACGACGAGCTTCCATATATCTCGGCTGCCTTCCCTGGCACTTCGCCTGCGCGGCTTGAGGCTTTGGCTTCGTTTTTATCGCTAACTCCGCCGCCGTCCAAAACAGCCAAAGTGCTAGAAATCGGCTGCAGCTACGGCGGAAATTTGTTTCCTTTTGCTATCGCAAATCCGCAGGCAAAGGTGCTAGGCATAGATCTAAGCGAAGTGCAGATAAATAAAGCCAAAGAGCTAGCCGCACAAATGCGCGTGGATAATATCGAAATTTAG
- a CDS encoding methyltransferase regulatory domain-containing protein, which yields MSDYGKFDYIICHGVYSWVPDVVKDAILKTIKRFLSPNGVAYVSYNTYPGWKIKDTIRDFLIFGTRDIESETEKVAKARELLKVLGEYAKFCQKDGNVSQVWVNFDSLKFHIDHILTTADSYIAHEYLEAFNNPIYFRHFIDHLTENNLAYLAEVGLEDVFQSNLGLEEFDSYINANFNSRIEREQILDFLTNRVFRSSMIVHKEIFPSDFSVNIGVDELCKLHISTGFNKTKDGYVDAKNALMKPDYDWLYQVFTDVYPASINFADVAALLKDDENAVKSAYFGFMEILAADCAKLTTYERPKIVYETGKSRLKERVRGYFEYFSTAGEPVIKIADELNVPANFSQFDAFIALKFNGENSFENIVKQTVKFARERNLEFAGKNGETIKTVSKNEYQKAAEEYVKDLELKLSDGGFLEYF from the coding sequence GTGAGCGATTACGGTAAATTCGACTACATCATCTGCCACGGCGTTTATAGCTGGGTACCCGACGTCGTAAAGGACGCGATCCTAAAAACCATCAAGCGATTTTTGAGCCCAAATGGCGTCGCTTACGTGAGCTACAATACGTATCCCGGCTGGAAAATAAAAGACACGATCAGAGATTTTTTGATTTTCGGTACGCGCGACATAGAGAGCGAAACGGAAAAGGTAGCAAAAGCAAGGGAGCTTTTAAAGGTGCTGGGAGAATACGCCAAATTTTGCCAAAAAGACGGTAACGTAAGTCAAGTTTGGGTAAATTTCGATAGCTTAAAATTTCATATCGATCACATTCTAACTACCGCAGACTCATACATAGCGCACGAATACTTAGAAGCTTTTAATAACCCGATTTATTTTAGACATTTTATAGATCACTTGACAGAAAACAACCTTGCTTATCTAGCCGAAGTGGGGCTCGAGGACGTTTTTCAGTCAAATTTGGGACTGGAAGAATTCGACTCGTATATCAATGCAAATTTTAACTCGCGTATCGAAAGAGAGCAGATACTTGACTTTTTAACCAATAGAGTTTTTAGAAGCAGCATGATAGTACACAAAGAAATCTTCCCAAGTGATTTTAGCGTAAATATCGGCGTAGACGAGCTTTGCAAACTACATATATCTACAGGTTTCAATAAAACGAAAGACGGTTACGTGGATGCCAAAAATGCTCTAATGAAGCCGGATTATGACTGGCTTTATCAAGTCTTTACCGACGTATATCCGGCAAGCATAAATTTTGCCGACGTCGCAGCGCTTTTAAAAGACGACGAAAATGCGGTAAAATCGGCATATTTCGGCTTTATGGAGATTTTGGCCGCAGACTGCGCAAAGCTAACGACATACGAGCGTCCGAAAATCGTCTACGAAACCGGCAAAAGTCGCCTAAAAGAGCGAGTACGCGGATATTTTGAATATTTCAGCACCGCGGGCGAACCAGTGATAAAAATCGCTGACGAACTAAACGTACCGGCAAATTTTTCGCAGTTTGACGCCTTTATCGCGCTTAAATTTAACGGCGAAAACTCGTTTGAAAATATCGTAAAACAAACGGTAAAATTTGCACGCGAAAGGAATCTGGAGTTTGCCGGCAAAAACGGCGAAACAATAAAAACCGTCAGCAAAAACGAATACCAAAAAGCAGCCGAAGAGTACGTAAAAGACCTCGAGCTAAAACTAAGCGACGGCGGATTTTTAGAATATTTCTGA
- a CDS encoding sulfite exporter TauE/SafE family protein gives MEILSVASIGYVCLGLFVGFLSGFLGIGGGAAAVPILVFLGFDVKYAIGVSVLQMMFSSVYGSLLNLKNKTVDLKPALVLGIGGFCGASASGFIVASVPSKFLLLTLICIQSFNVIKLFFKNPEPKGAQNPSLVPLFFVGLFVGAVAISVGIGGSVIIMPVLINFLNYDIKKAVSTGLFFVIFSSISGFISLSSQGLVQYEVGVLVGIGSLISVRFGVALAQKIDRTVQKRCLLALISTTLIIMINKLFA, from the coding sequence ATGGAAATTTTATCGGTTGCATCAATCGGCTACGTGTGTTTGGGGCTATTTGTCGGCTTTTTGTCTGGATTTTTGGGCATCGGAGGCGGCGCGGCGGCCGTGCCGATACTCGTGTTTTTGGGCTTTGACGTCAAATACGCAATCGGCGTAAGCGTCCTTCAGATGATGTTTAGCTCGGTTTACGGCTCGCTTTTAAATCTCAAAAACAAGACCGTCGATCTAAAGCCCGCTTTGGTGCTCGGTATCGGCGGCTTTTGCGGGGCGAGCGCTAGCGGCTTTATCGTGGCGAGCGTACCGTCGAAGTTTTTGCTTCTCACGCTTATTTGTATTCAAAGTTTTAACGTTATTAAACTGTTTTTTAAAAATCCGGAGCCAAAAGGCGCGCAAAACCCCTCTCTCGTACCGCTTTTTTTCGTCGGCCTTTTCGTCGGCGCGGTGGCTATCAGCGTGGGTATCGGCGGCTCGGTCATCATCATGCCGGTTTTGATAAATTTTCTTAATTACGACATCAAAAAGGCCGTTAGCACGGGGCTATTTTTCGTGATATTTTCGTCGATTTCGGGCTTTATTAGCCTGTCCTCGCAGGGGCTCGTGCAGTACGAGGTCGGCGTTTTGGTCGGTATCGGCTCGCTTATAAGCGTGAGGTTTGGCGTAGCTTTGGCGCAAAAGATCGACCGCACCGTCCAAAAAAGATGCCTGCTTGCGCTTATCTCCACGACGCTAATTATAATGATAAATAAGCTTTTTGCTTAA
- a CDS encoding DUF302 domain-containing protein — protein MKRLFLMIFAGLNLALAGVTAGQSELELETAVKRFQRLLDMKDISEFAVVPHHVFAAQMGANLTPSVTVIFGTPGVLAPLIECEPRLALELPFKFLFQKIEGKTVVSFEDIKSIAARYGVFDCHALDAAQRLERELFDAAVK, from the coding sequence TTGAAAAGATTGTTTTTGATGATTTTTGCGGGGTTAAATTTGGCCTTAGCTGGCGTCACGGCAGGCCAAAGCGAGCTAGAGCTAGAAACCGCGGTTAAGAGATTTCAAAGACTGCTTGATATGAAGGATATTAGCGAATTTGCCGTAGTGCCTCATCACGTTTTCGCCGCGCAAATGGGCGCAAATTTGACGCCGTCGGTTACGGTGATTTTCGGCACGCCGGGCGTACTTGCGCCCTTAATAGAATGCGAACCGCGCCTAGCGCTGGAGCTTCCGTTTAAGTTTTTATTTCAAAAAATAGAGGGCAAAACGGTCGTGAGCTTTGAGGATATAAAAAGCATCGCGGCTAGATACGGCGTCTTTGACTGCCACGCCCTAGACGCGGCGCAAAGGCTAGAGCGCGAGCTTTTTGACGCCGCCGTCAAATGA
- a CDS encoding anthranilate synthase component I family protein yields the protein MLLLSPVFYYEKIREKFANSYLAEDTTQTIVGIDCEYISSEQTDFAGLKSYFKAQKSGAPFAGLFGVLGYGGIKCFEKIPEFNTSQYDFPDFFYANARAYLHFDKNSKIYTFYGDRERYYDFLVKFSADDEAAAQEQRAKRQSKYKILTDLEGEKTHFLSIAERAKEYLKSGDVFQVVLSEQLKLASDMDSLDFYRVLSEANPSPYMFHFPTPYGDVAGSSPELVCEIKEGKIYVAPIAGTRGRGKDAIEDAALERELLSDEKELAEHKMLIDLARNDIGRVSKPKSVAVKNAMRIVRYESVMHIVSDVYGAKADDLDAFDAVGSIFPAGTLSGTPKIRAMEIIAELEPYRRNAYGGGIGFFHFNGDAQMAILIRSAIFARKFDASGHDPHLDGANESNLEGGELGGNFAEIFVQAGAGIVIDSVPEYEYKEICKKRASVLNVFAKNAREI from the coding sequence ATGTTACTTTTGAGCCCCGTTTTTTATTACGAAAAGATCCGCGAAAAATTCGCCAACTCCTACCTCGCCGAGGACACGACGCAGACCATCGTCGGCATCGACTGCGAGTACATTAGCAGCGAGCAGACCGATTTTGCAGGGCTTAAGAGCTATTTTAAAGCTCAAAAATCGGGCGCCCCTTTTGCGGGACTGTTTGGAGTGCTAGGCTACGGCGGGATAAAATGTTTTGAAAAAATCCCCGAGTTTAATACCTCGCAGTACGATTTCCCTGACTTTTTCTACGCTAACGCCCGAGCCTACCTGCACTTTGATAAAAATAGCAAAATTTACACTTTTTACGGCGACCGCGAGCGGTATTACGATTTTCTCGTTAAATTTAGCGCAGACGATGAAGCGGCCGCCCAGGAACAGCGCGCAAAAAGACAGAGCAAATATAAAATTTTAACCGATTTAGAAGGCGAAAAAACGCATTTTCTGAGTATCGCCGAGCGCGCCAAAGAGTACCTAAAAAGCGGCGACGTCTTTCAGGTCGTGCTAAGCGAACAGCTAAAACTAGCCTCGGATATGGACAGCCTAGACTTCTACCGAGTGCTGAGCGAGGCAAATCCAAGCCCATATATGTTTCACTTTCCGACCCCGTACGGCGACGTCGCGGGCTCTAGCCCCGAGCTGGTCTGCGAGATCAAAGAGGGCAAGATCTACGTCGCGCCTATCGCCGGCACGCGCGGACGCGGCAAAGACGCGATCGAAGACGCCGCGCTCGAGCGCGAACTGCTAAGCGACGAAAAGGAGCTAGCCGAGCACAAAATGCTCATCGACCTCGCTCGTAACGACATCGGCCGCGTCAGCAAGCCAAAAAGCGTCGCGGTCAAAAACGCCATGCGTATCGTGCGCTACGAGAGCGTGATGCATATCGTAAGCGACGTCTACGGCGCGAAGGCAGACGATCTAGACGCATTTGACGCGGTCGGTAGTATCTTTCCCGCAGGTACGCTCAGCGGTACGCCCAAAATCCGCGCCATGGAGATCATCGCCGAGCTTGAGCCCTATAGGCGCAACGCATACGGCGGCGGCATCGGATTTTTCCACTTTAACGGCGACGCACAAATGGCGATTTTGATTAGAAGCGCAATATTTGCGCGCAAATTTGACGCTAGCGGGCATGACCCGCACCTTGACGGCGCAAACGAGTCAAATTTAGAGGGTGGCGAGCTCGGTGGAAATTTCGCCGAAATTTTCGTACAGGCCGGAGCCGGCATCGTGATAGATAGCGTTCCAGAATACGAATATAAAGAGATTTGCAAAAAACGCGCCTCGGTGCTAAACGTGTTTGCGAAAAACGCAAGGGAAATTTGA
- the trpD gene encoding anthranilate phosphoribosyltransferase, translating to MILLIDNYDSFVFNVEQYLRELTDEEVRCVRNDKITLDEIRRLNPSKIVLSPGPKHPQDSGICLEILKSDIAAPVLGICLGHQAIGLVYDAKIKRLEKPYHGKTSLIKVNHKEPLFTGLPDEFEVMRYHSLYVDELPSNLEATAVSEDGVVMALSVKDRPIFGIQFHPESYFTQYGKKIIENFINYEATPAAEVAKEPKIRPLKPFLIKLQENERLDDRDFEQICEIIASKEYEITQLAALLVLISEKSLYPQSLAGLARNILKYSQTYRDPSPMIDLCGTGGDGFKTINISTTVAFILASLGVKVAKHGNKAVSSKSGSSDVLEILGVQSSNSLLRQRELLNDKNLAFFHAPFFHPLVGEVREVRQRLGIRTVFNVLGPLLNPNLALKNQLVGVYHKPVLRLYAETLQLLGRERALVVRGEDGLDEISLCDETRVVELRGGQISEYSITPEQFSFKRAFHSEIEGGTPEQNAEILKQILKGEISGPKFDVVVLNAMFALYAAGVADSPAQAKEVILDAIKSGKVYRYFEDYVRGEA from the coding sequence ATGATTTTATTGATAGACAACTATGACAGCTTCGTCTTCAACGTAGAGCAGTACCTACGCGAACTAACCGACGAAGAAGTGCGCTGCGTGCGTAACGACAAGATCACGCTGGATGAAATCCGCAGGCTAAATCCGAGCAAAATCGTATTAAGCCCGGGCCCAAAACACCCACAAGATAGCGGCATTTGCCTAGAGATTTTAAAAAGCGATATCGCCGCGCCAGTGCTTGGTATCTGCCTCGGGCATCAGGCGATCGGGCTCGTTTACGATGCCAAAATCAAACGCCTAGAAAAGCCCTATCACGGCAAAACTTCGCTCATAAAAGTTAACCATAAAGAGCCGCTATTTACGGGGTTGCCGGACGAATTTGAGGTCATGCGCTACCACTCGCTTTACGTGGACGAGCTACCGTCAAATTTAGAGGCCACAGCCGTGAGCGAGGACGGCGTAGTGATGGCGCTTAGCGTGAAAGACAGGCCGATTTTTGGTATCCAGTTTCACCCTGAGAGCTACTTCACGCAGTACGGCAAAAAAATCATCGAAAATTTCATCAACTACGAAGCCACGCCTGCGGCCGAAGTAGCCAAAGAGCCCAAAATCCGCCCGCTCAAGCCGTTTCTAATCAAACTACAAGAAAACGAGCGGCTAGACGACCGCGACTTTGAGCAAATTTGCGAAATCATCGCTAGCAAAGAGTACGAGATCACGCAGCTAGCGGCGCTTTTGGTGCTAATCAGCGAAAAAAGCCTCTATCCGCAAAGCCTAGCAGGCCTCGCCAGAAACATCCTAAAATACTCGCAGACCTACCGCGATCCTTCGCCGATGATCGACCTTTGCGGCACGGGCGGCGACGGCTTTAAGACGATAAATATATCAACGACCGTCGCGTTTATCCTCGCAAGCCTTGGCGTCAAAGTCGCAAAGCACGGAAACAAAGCCGTTTCTAGCAAATCAGGCAGCTCGGACGTGCTGGAAATTTTAGGCGTTCAGAGCTCAAATTCACTCCTGCGACAGCGCGAGCTGCTAAACGACAAAAACTTAGCCTTTTTCCACGCTCCGTTTTTCCACCCGCTAGTGGGCGAGGTGCGCGAAGTACGTCAGCGCCTGGGTATCCGCACGGTTTTTAACGTGCTAGGCCCGCTGCTAAATCCAAATTTGGCGCTCAAAAATCAGCTTGTTGGCGTCTATCATAAGCCCGTTTTGCGCCTCTACGCCGAGACGCTGCAGCTACTAGGGCGCGAGCGAGCGCTGGTAGTTCGCGGCGAGGACGGACTAGACGAGATCAGTCTATGCGACGAGACGCGCGTCGTGGAGCTACGAGGCGGCCAGATCAGCGAGTACAGCATCACGCCCGAGCAGTTTAGCTTCAAACGGGCGTTTCACAGCGAGATCGAGGGCGGCACGCCTGAGCAAAACGCCGAAATTTTAAAGCAAATTTTAAAAGGCGAGATTAGCGGGCCGAAATTTGACGTAGTCGTTCTAAACGCGATGTTTGCGCTCTATGCCGCTGGCGTCGCTGATAGTCCCGCGCAGGCAAAAGAGGTCATCCTGGACGCGATAAAAAGCGGTAAAGTTTATCGCTATTTTGAGGACTACGTGCGAGGCGAAGCGTGA
- a CDS encoding phosphoribosylanthranilate isomerase, whose translation MTLVKICGIKTPAEARDVASLDVDFLGAIFAKSKRQVSAQTAREITDIAHEAGKKCVGVFARQSDCEIMEICEFAALDAVQIHGEVSSNLYENLKAAGLEVWRVHSVLDVLPSVDTSLCDMPLFDCKGENAGGNGISFDWEILRGIKFDFGMAGGIGEHNAREAIKFNPRVLDLNSKVEDENGVKSVEKINKILELIKA comes from the coding sequence GTGACGCTGGTTAAAATTTGCGGTATCAAAACACCTGCGGAGGCGCGCGACGTGGCGAGCCTGGACGTCGATTTTTTGGGCGCGATATTTGCCAAAAGCAAACGGCAAGTGAGTGCGCAAACGGCGCGTGAGATAACAGATATCGCACACGAGGCAGGCAAAAAATGCGTCGGCGTTTTTGCCAGGCAAAGCGACTGCGAGATAATGGAAATCTGCGAATTTGCCGCCCTTGACGCGGTGCAGATCCACGGCGAGGTTAGCTCAAATTTGTACGAAAATTTAAAGGCCGCGGGGCTAGAGGTTTGGCGCGTTCATAGCGTGCTAGACGTGCTGCCCTCCGTAGATACCTCACTTTGCGATATGCCGCTTTTTGATTGCAAGGGCGAAAATGCCGGCGGCAACGGCATTAGCTTTGATTGGGAGATTTTGCGAGGGATTAAATTTGACTTTGGTATGGCGGGCGGTATCGGCGAACATAATGCGCGCGAAGCGATCAAATTTAACCCGCGAGTGCTCGATCTAAACTCAAAAGTCGAGGATGAAAACGGCGTGAAATCGGTTGAAAAAATAAATAAAATTTTGGAGCTGATAAAGGCGTAA